One Acropora palmata chromosome 2, jaAcrPala1.3, whole genome shotgun sequence genomic window carries:
- the LOC141873374 gene encoding U6 snRNA-associated Sm-like protein LSm7 isoform X1: MATDRKKKESIFELSKFLDKIVRVKFQGGREATGVLKGYDALLNIVLDNTTEYLRDPDDPFKLTDETRQLGLAVCRGTAVVLVCPAEGMEPITNPFLQQE, from the exons ATGGCG AcagacagaaagaaaaaagagagcatTTTTGAATTATCTAAGTTTCTTGATAAGATAGTCCGAGTGAAGTTTCAAGGtggtagagaag CTACAGGGGTATTGAAAGGTTATGATGCCTTGCTGAATATAGTATTGGACAACACTACAGAATATTTGAGAG ATCCAGATGATCCATTCAAACTCACAGATGAAACAAGACAGCTTGGGTTGGCTGTCTGCCGGGGAACAGCTGTGGTCTTGGTTTGTCCTGCAGAGGGAATGGAGCCTATTACAAACCCATTTTTGCAGCAAGAATGA
- the LOC141873374 gene encoding U6 snRNA-associated Sm-like protein LSm7 isoform X2, with product MATDRKKKESIFELSKFLDKIVRVKFQGGREGVLKGYDALLNIVLDNTTEYLRDPDDPFKLTDETRQLGLAVCRGTAVVLVCPAEGMEPITNPFLQQE from the exons ATGGCG AcagacagaaagaaaaaagagagcatTTTTGAATTATCTAAGTTTCTTGATAAGATAGTCCGAGTGAAGTTTCAAGGtggtagagaag GGGTATTGAAAGGTTATGATGCCTTGCTGAATATAGTATTGGACAACACTACAGAATATTTGAGAG ATCCAGATGATCCATTCAAACTCACAGATGAAACAAGACAGCTTGGGTTGGCTGTCTGCCGGGGAACAGCTGTGGTCTTGGTTTGTCCTGCAGAGGGAATGGAGCCTATTACAAACCCATTTTTGCAGCAAGAATGA
- the LOC141873374 gene encoding U6 snRNA-associated Sm-like protein LSm7 isoform X3 gives MADREIRSVSMRVCMYTIRIGVLKGYDALLNIVLDNTTEYLRDPDDPFKLTDETRQLGLAVCRGTAVVLVCPAEGMEPITNPFLQQE, from the exons ATGGCAGACCGGGAGATTCGTTCTGTATCCATGAGAGTTTGCATGTATACAATTCGTATCG GGGTATTGAAAGGTTATGATGCCTTGCTGAATATAGTATTGGACAACACTACAGAATATTTGAGAG ATCCAGATGATCCATTCAAACTCACAGATGAAACAAGACAGCTTGGGTTGGCTGTCTGCCGGGGAACAGCTGTGGTCTTGGTTTGTCCTGCAGAGGGAATGGAGCCTATTACAAACCCATTTTTGCAGCAAGAATGA